A portion of the Cervus elaphus chromosome X, mCerEla1.1, whole genome shotgun sequence genome contains these proteins:
- the LOC122689815 gene encoding melanoma-associated antigen 10-like — protein sequence MSELSKPEEDFQDPGEAQCPVNVQLLGAEAGVAASASASSLTVSSVATGESLPQEALKEMKANLIKFLLFKYLAKELTSQAEILKKVLRDNQEHFPVVFSQASQCLELVCGVEVKEVDPREHIYIMVPNLGLTCDVMLSGGQSMPKAGLLVLILSLIMRNGDRAPEEKVWGALSRLGVCVGSVHCVFGEPRTLLTHVWAQQGYLEYRQVPYSYPARYEFLWGPRAYAETSKREVMAFLLRVKERASRAFPPLPVEAAREEDEAA from the coding sequence ATGAGTGAGCTGAGCAAGCCCGAGGAAGACTTTCAGGACCCTGGCGAGGCCCAGTGCCCAGTGAATGTGCAGCTCTTGGGGGCTGAGGCAGGGGTGGCTGCATCcgcctcagcctcctccctcacAGTGTCCTCCGTAGCCACTGGGGAGTCCTTGCCCCAGGAGGCTCTGAAGGAGATGAAAGCTAACCTAATAAAGTTCCTGCTCTTCAAGTATCTAgccaaggagctgacctcccAAGCAGAAATACTGAAGaaggtcctcagggataaccaggagcacttcCCGGTGGTCTTCAGCCAAGCCTCACAGTGCCTGGAGCTGGTCTGTGGTGTGGAGGTGAAGGAGgtggaccccagggagcacatctacatcatggTCCCCAACCTGGGCCTCACCTGTGATGTGATGCTGAGCGGTGGGCAGAGCATGCCCAAGGCCGGCCTCCTGGTGCTGATCCTCAGCCTGATCATGAGGAATGGAGACCGCGCCCCTGAGGAGAAGGTCTGGGGAGCACTCAGCAGattgggtgtgtgtgttgggagtgtgCACTGTGTCTTTGGGGAGCCCAGGACACTTCTGACACACGTGTGGGCGCAGCAGGGATACCTGGAGTACCGGCAGGTGCCTTACAGCTACCCTGCTCGCTATGAattcctgtggggtccccgggcctatgCAGAGACCAGCAAACGGGAAGTCATGGCATTTCTGCTCAGGGTCAAAGAAAGGGCTTCGAGGGCCTTCCCACCCCTGCCTGTAGAGGCTGCAAGGGAGGAGGATGAGGCTGCCTGA